The following proteins come from a genomic window of Winogradskyella sp. PC-19:
- a CDS encoding serine hydrolase — MKIRILSVLLLLVTIYSYAQVDKRLKGIEKQFNSILESTKAPGFAVAIVEGDKIIYAKGFGYADYENKVAADANTLFAIGSSTKAFTSSLLGLLREDDKLSFNDSPRKYIQGLEFYNDEMNNGIIIKDLMRHTTGLPRHDGAWYFFPSHDKDSLTKRLKYHEPFTGLRQKWYYNNFGFLLQGVITEKLTGKTWEENIEEKFFKPLGMNRSKTMISGMKESTNKAFGYTLDTDRNIEKMDYYDIAGMSPAGSINSSVNDMSQWLIIWINNGKFNDKQIIPENYIKEAMSSQAVVAGGNPSEELPGVHFANYGYGWFLHSYKGHYMVEHGGNIDGFSASVGFYPSDNIGVVVLANQNGSAVPRLVRNTVADHMLKVEKTEWAKKHKEDLEKALEAQDKVMEDKEMSNVKNTRPSHAKLDYTGFYENEGYGKFEIIVENDSLMTTLNENKIFINHFHYDTFELIDYSDGKVDSTEIGSSLKINFKTNESGDIESLTTSIEPATDAIVFKRTPNTIVVDAETLKQYVGSYDLVGQEVKFYIKDENVLYAFLKGQPEYELVPTAEHKFNLKILDGYKVEFVESEGKITTVKFIQPNGVFSATKKND, encoded by the coding sequence ATGAAAATCCGTATTCTTTCAGTTTTACTTCTACTCGTCACTATATATTCTTATGCGCAAGTTGACAAACGCTTAAAAGGTATTGAAAAGCAATTTAATTCTATATTAGAAAGTACAAAAGCGCCAGGTTTTGCAGTAGCAATTGTCGAAGGAGATAAAATCATTTATGCGAAAGGTTTTGGTTATGCCGATTACGAAAATAAAGTTGCTGCTGACGCAAATACATTGTTTGCAATTGGTTCTTCTACAAAAGCGTTTACTTCATCTTTATTAGGTCTACTTAGAGAAGACGATAAGCTGTCCTTTAATGATAGCCCAAGAAAATATATTCAAGGATTAGAATTTTATAATGACGAAATGAATAATGGCATTATAATTAAAGATTTAATGCGCCATACTACAGGATTACCAAGACATGACGGTGCGTGGTATTTTTTCCCAAGTCATGATAAGGATAGTTTGACTAAACGCTTAAAATACCACGAACCATTTACCGGATTAAGACAAAAATGGTATTACAATAACTTCGGATTTTTGCTGCAAGGTGTTATAACAGAAAAATTGACTGGTAAAACTTGGGAAGAAAATATCGAAGAAAAATTCTTTAAGCCACTTGGAATGAATCGTTCAAAAACAATGATAAGCGGTATGAAAGAGAGTACTAATAAGGCGTTTGGTTATACTTTGGATACGGATAGAAATATTGAAAAAATGGACTACTATGATATTGCTGGTATGTCACCAGCAGGAAGCATTAATAGTAGTGTAAATGATATGAGTCAGTGGTTAATTATTTGGATTAATAACGGAAAATTTAATGATAAACAAATTATTCCTGAAAACTATATTAAAGAAGCTATGAGTTCTCAAGCAGTTGTAGCAGGCGGAAATCCTAGTGAAGAGTTGCCTGGTGTTCATTTCGCAAATTATGGCTACGGTTGGTTTTTACATTCTTATAAAGGCCATTACATGGTAGAACATGGTGGGAATATCGATGGTTTTTCAGCTAGTGTTGGCTTTTATCCATCAGATAACATAGGTGTAGTAGTTCTGGCTAACCAAAATGGCTCGGCTGTACCACGTTTGGTTAGAAATACAGTGGCAGATCATATGCTTAAAGTTGAAAAAACTGAATGGGCAAAAAAGCATAAAGAAGACCTTGAAAAAGCTCTGGAAGCTCAAGACAAAGTAATGGAAGACAAAGAAATGTCTAATGTAAAAAACACACGTCCATCTCACGCAAAACTAGATTATACCGGTTTTTATGAAAATGAAGGTTATGGTAAGTTTGAAATTATAGTTGAAAATGACTCCTTAATGACAACATTGAATGAAAATAAGATTTTTATAAACCATTTTCATTATGATACTTTTGAATTAATTGATTACAGTGACGGTAAAGTAGATTCTACAGAAATTGGTAGTTCACTAAAAATTAATTTTAAAACTAATGAATCAGGAGACATAGAATCTTTAACCACATCGATTGAACCAGCTACAGATGCTATAGTTTTTAAGAGAACTCCAAATACAATTGTAGTAGATGCAGAAACTTTAAAACAATATGTTGGTAGTTATGATTTAGTCGGACAAGAAGTTAAGTTTTATATTAAAGATGAAAATGTACTTTATGCTTTCTTAAAAGGACAACCTGAATACGAGTTAGTTCCAACTGCAGAACATAAATTCAATCTTAAAATTTTAGATGGCTATAAAGTTGAATTTGTTGAGTCTGAAGGTAAAATTACTACTGTGAAATTTATTCAGCCAAACGGTGTTTTTTCAGCAACAAAAAAGAATGATTAG
- a CDS encoding ammonium transporter produces MGKKINFIVLTIIVIFCAFTATSYQELTSVIDKADTAWMLVASAFVLLMTPGLSFFYGGMINKKNVISTMLQSFVALGVISVLWVLVGFSLAFGDSIGGIIGNPLTFLNFKNVGIEPNPDFSETIPFLLYALFQLKFAIITPALITGSFAGRIRFRSYILFMVLFSLLIYSPLAHMTWHPDGLLRNWGVLDFAGGTVVHMSAGFAALAGAIYLGKRKKALETHANVPYVILGTGLLWFGWFGFNAGSALGANGDAVIAFANTNVASATAMITWLFYERFMGRKMSAIGACIGAVVGLVAITPAAGFVNIGQSVLIGFVASIISNWMIHLKNKTSIDDTLDVFPSHGIGGVVGMILTAVFAAKVGLVYGETETFYYHIIALVLTAVFTFGGSYLLFFIVDKLLKMRVREDQEERGLDLSQHGETIE; encoded by the coding sequence ATGGGAAAAAAAATCAACTTTATTGTCCTTACAATTATCGTCATTTTTTGTGCTTTTACTGCAACAAGTTATCAAGAATTAACTTCTGTAATTGATAAAGCAGATACTGCTTGGATGCTAGTTGCAAGTGCGTTTGTTCTTTTAATGACACCAGGTTTATCTTTTTTTTATGGAGGAATGATAAATAAAAAGAATGTGATTTCTACGATGCTTCAAAGTTTTGTAGCGCTAGGTGTAATTAGTGTTCTTTGGGTTTTAGTTGGTTTTAGTTTGGCTTTTGGAGACAGTATCGGAGGTATTATTGGTAATCCTTTGACGTTCCTAAATTTTAAAAACGTTGGTATCGAGCCAAACCCAGACTTTTCTGAGACAATTCCGTTTCTTTTATATGCTTTATTTCAATTAAAGTTTGCCATAATAACACCAGCTCTAATTACAGGAAGTTTTGCAGGACGTATTCGTTTTCGAAGTTATATTTTGTTTATGGTATTGTTTAGTCTTTTGATATATAGTCCTCTGGCACATATGACTTGGCATCCAGATGGTTTACTTAGAAATTGGGGAGTACTCGATTTTGCAGGAGGAACCGTGGTACATATGTCAGCAGGTTTTGCTGCTTTAGCTGGTGCAATTTATTTAGGAAAACGTAAAAAAGCATTAGAAACTCATGCTAATGTACCTTACGTAATTTTAGGAACAGGATTATTATGGTTTGGTTGGTTTGGTTTTAATGCTGGCTCAGCTTTAGGAGCAAATGGTGATGCAGTTATAGCTTTTGCAAACACAAACGTAGCCTCTGCAACAGCAATGATAACTTGGTTGTTTTATGAACGTTTTATGGGACGTAAAATGTCAGCTATTGGGGCCTGTATTGGAGCAGTCGTAGGTTTAGTAGCAATTACACCAGCTGCTGGTTTTGTAAATATTGGGCAATCTGTATTGATAGGTTTTGTAGCTTCTATAATTTCTAATTGGATGATACATTTAAAGAATAAAACTAGTATTGATGATACTTTAGATGTTTTTCCTTCTCACGGAATTGGAGGCGTTGTTGGTATGATTTTAACAGCAGTTTTTGCAGCTAAGGTTGGATTAGTTTACGGAGAAACAGAAACGTTTTATTACCACATCATTGCATTAGTTTTAACAGCAGTCTTTACTTTCGGAGGTAGTTATTTATTATTTTTTATTGTAGATAAACTATTAAAAATGCGTGTTCGTGAAGACCAAGAAGAAAGAGGATTAGATTTAAGTCAGCATGGTGAAACTATTGAATAG
- the fumC gene encoding class II fumarate hydratase gives MTYRIEKDTMGDVKVPSDKLWGAQTERSRNNFKIGAPASMPLEVVYGFAYLKKAAAYTNCELGVLPEEKRDLIAQVCDEILDGKHDDQFPLVIWQTGSGTQSNMNVNEVVANRAHQIAGKVIGEGEKTIQPNDDVNKSQSSNDTFPTGMHIAGYKKIVETTIPGIIQLRNTLHKKSIEFNNVVKIGRTHLMDATPLTLGQEFSGYVSQLDHGIIALENTLKHLSELALGGTAVGTGLNTPEGYDVLVAKYIAEFTNLPFITAKNKFEALAAHDAIVETHGALKQVAVSLNKIANDIRMMASGPRSGIGEIIIPANEPGSSIMPGKVNPTQCEALTMVCAQVMGNDIAVTVGGTQGHYELNVFKPMMAANLLQSAQLIGDACVSFDEHCASGIEPNHAVIKELLNNSLMLVTALNTKIGYYKAAEIANTAHKNGTTLKEEAINLGYVTAEDYDEWVKPEDMVGSLK, from the coding sequence ATGACATATAGAATAGAAAAAGATACGATGGGAGACGTAAAAGTCCCTTCTGATAAGCTTTGGGGCGCACAAACTGAACGTTCTAGAAACAACTTTAAAATTGGTGCACCAGCATCTATGCCACTTGAAGTTGTTTATGGCTTTGCTTATCTTAAAAAAGCAGCTGCTTATACCAATTGTGAATTAGGTGTTTTGCCCGAAGAGAAACGCGATTTAATCGCTCAGGTTTGTGATGAGATTTTAGATGGAAAACATGATGACCAATTTCCTTTGGTTATCTGGCAAACTGGTTCTGGTACTCAGAGTAACATGAATGTAAATGAAGTTGTTGCAAATCGTGCACATCAAATTGCAGGAAAAGTTATTGGTGAAGGTGAAAAAACCATTCAGCCAAATGATGATGTTAATAAATCACAATCATCAAATGACACATTTCCAACAGGAATGCATATTGCGGGATATAAAAAAATTGTTGAAACGACGATTCCTGGAATCATTCAATTACGAAATACACTTCATAAAAAATCAATAGAATTCAATAATGTTGTAAAAATTGGTCGTACGCACTTAATGGATGCTACACCTTTAACTTTAGGACAAGAATTTTCGGGTTATGTATCTCAATTAGATCATGGCATTATAGCTTTAGAAAATACATTAAAGCATTTAAGCGAACTAGCATTAGGTGGTACAGCAGTTGGTACTGGCTTAAATACTCCAGAAGGTTATGACGTTTTAGTAGCAAAATACATTGCAGAATTTACAAACTTACCATTCATCACTGCAAAAAATAAGTTTGAAGCCCTAGCTGCTCATGATGCTATCGTAGAAACACATGGCGCTTTGAAGCAAGTTGCTGTATCTCTAAATAAAATTGCAAACGATATTCGTATGATGGCATCTGGTCCTCGTTCTGGTATTGGAGAAATAATTATTCCTGCTAACGAACCAGGAAGCTCAATCATGCCAGGTAAAGTAAATCCAACACAGTGTGAGGCTTTGACCATGGTATGCGCACAAGTTATGGGTAACGATATCGCAGTTACTGTTGGTGGTACACAAGGTCATTACGAGCTTAATGTATTTAAACCAATGATGGCAGCTAACTTATTACAATCAGCACAGTTAATTGGAGATGCTTGTGTAAGCTTCGATGAACATTGTGCTTCTGGTATCGAACCAAATCACGCTGTAATTAAAGAATTACTTAATAATTCTTTAATGTTAGTTACTGCTTTGAATACTAAGATTGGTTATTATAAAGCTGCAGAAATTGCAAATACAGCCCACAAAAACGGAACAACCTTAAAAGAAGAAGCTATCAATTTGGGGTATGTTACTGCCGAAGATTATGACGAATGGGTAAAACCTGAAGATATGGTTGGAAGTCTAAAGTAA
- the hutI gene encoding imidazolonepropionase, protein MSILIKNIKQLVQVHENSVTIVKGADMNKLPVIENAYLYIQDDTIVEFGTMDFCEGIDAETEIDATGKIVLPSWCDSHTHIVYAGNRVPEFVDRINGLTYAEIANRGGGILNSAKQLKDASEAELYEQSMKRLDEMIAMGTGAVEIKTGYGLTVETELKMLKVIRRIKQDTLAKIAPTLLAAHAIPAEFKDNKKEYIDKIINELIPKASALRIAKYIDVFCEDGYFSVEDTEAILKAGKKHNLTPKIHVNQFNILGGVKLGVDYKALSVDHLEELDDNDIEALKESDAMPVSLPACSYFLGIPYTPARQIIDAGLPLAIATDYNPGSTPSGNMNFVVSTACIKLKMTPEEAINAATINGAYAMGFSNMYGSITRGKKANIIITKQMESYAQIPYEFAHNPIDTVIVNGQVL, encoded by the coding sequence TTGTCTATTCTTATAAAAAATATAAAACAACTTGTCCAAGTACACGAAAATAGTGTAACTATAGTAAAAGGTGCAGATATGAATAAGCTTCCTGTGATAGAGAATGCTTATTTATACATACAAGACGACACTATTGTAGAGTTTGGTACTATGGATTTTTGTGAAGGTATTGATGCCGAAACAGAAATTGATGCTACAGGGAAAATTGTTTTGCCTTCTTGGTGTGACTCACATACACACATCGTTTATGCAGGTAATCGCGTTCCTGAATTTGTTGACAGAATTAATGGGTTGACGTATGCGGAGATTGCAAATCGTGGTGGAGGAATTTTAAATTCTGCAAAACAACTAAAAGATGCTTCTGAAGCTGAATTATATGAGCAATCCATGAAACGATTGGACGAAATGATTGCCATGGGAACAGGAGCAGTAGAAATTAAGACTGGTTATGGTTTAACCGTTGAAACTGAGCTAAAAATGCTCAAAGTCATAAGACGTATTAAACAGGATACTTTAGCTAAAATCGCACCAACTTTATTGGCTGCACATGCAATTCCGGCTGAATTTAAAGACAACAAAAAAGAATATATAGATAAGATTATTAATGAGTTAATACCTAAAGCCTCAGCACTACGTATTGCAAAATATATCGACGTGTTTTGTGAAGATGGTTATTTCTCTGTTGAAGATACTGAAGCTATTTTAAAAGCTGGAAAAAAACACAATCTCACTCCAAAAATACACGTCAATCAATTTAATATTCTTGGTGGTGTAAAACTTGGTGTTGATTATAAAGCCTTATCTGTTGATCACTTAGAAGAACTAGATGACAATGATATTGAAGCTTTAAAAGAGAGTGATGCCATGCCAGTTTCCTTACCTGCTTGCTCATACTTTTTGGGAATCCCATACACACCTGCTAGACAGATAATTGATGCCGGATTACCGTTAGCTATCGCTACAGATTACAATCCTGGTTCTACACCAAGTGGCAACATGAATTTTGTTGTAAGCACTGCATGTATAAAGTTAAAAATGACACCAGAAGAAGCTATAAATGCAGCAACTATAAATGGCGCCTATGCAATGGGTTTCAGTAATATGTATGGCAGTATAACTCGTGGTAAAAAAGCAAATATTATCATTACAAAACAAATGGAAAGTTATGCTCAAATACCGTATGAATTTGCTCACAATCCAATCGATACAGTAATTGTCAATGGACAAGTCCTTTAA
- a CDS encoding chromosome partitioning protein ParA, translating into MSGTNNNIGLKVGLGILLALFLGTGFYASKLYSEKKETEATLVNEKKQVMNDLNVMAKQYDAAIGENEVSNAKLVEARERIQGLMDSLKVSQNSVGSLWRYKKKYLALQKEMDVLLVENDRLKVENELLATSLDSTQIQLAERSAFTDSLLVQNIELADVVKDAGALQTTGLKGFGVIERSSGKQIPTERARRSDKIKVCYTVARNTLADAGDKELYVQIIDPQSNVLGANNQVEFEEQILNYSLISRFNYENRNLNICEFVAPTGDEKFEKGRYVVNVFNENTLISTSEFTLR; encoded by the coding sequence ATGAGTGGAACAAATAATAATATCGGTTTAAAGGTAGGTTTAGGAATCCTACTCGCCTTATTTTTAGGAACAGGATTTTATGCTTCTAAATTATACAGCGAGAAAAAAGAAACTGAGGCAACACTAGTTAACGAAAAGAAACAAGTGATGAATGACTTAAATGTCATGGCTAAGCAGTACGATGCTGCGATTGGAGAAAATGAGGTTTCTAATGCGAAATTAGTAGAAGCTAGAGAGCGTATTCAAGGTTTGATGGATTCTTTAAAAGTATCTCAAAATAGTGTTGGTAGCTTATGGAGATACAAAAAGAAATATTTGGCTTTGCAAAAAGAAATGGACGTACTGTTAGTAGAAAACGACCGTTTAAAAGTAGAAAATGAATTATTAGCGACTTCACTAGATAGTACACAGATTCAATTGGCTGAGCGTTCTGCATTTACTGATTCGCTTTTAGTTCAGAATATTGAATTAGCAGATGTTGTTAAAGATGCTGGAGCCTTACAAACAACAGGACTTAAAGGTTTTGGGGTAATAGAAAGAAGTAGTGGGAAGCAAATCCCAACAGAGCGCGCTAGACGTAGTGATAAGATTAAAGTTTGCTACACAGTTGCTAGAAACACTTTAGCAGATGCTGGCGACAAAGAATTGTATGTTCAGATTATTGATCCACAGAGTAATGTTTTAGGTGCTAATAATCAAGTTGAATTTGAAGAGCAAATACTTAATTATAGTTTAATTAGTCGTTTTAACTACGAAAACAGAAATCTAAATATTTGCGAATTTGTAGCACCTACAGGTGATGAGAAATTTGAAAAAGGTCGTTATGTAGTTAATGTATTTAATGAAAACACATTAATTTCTACTTCTGAGTTTACGCTTAGGTAG
- a CDS encoding formimidoylglutamase, whose translation MQNLILFTSNDLKLCINTRKGETKFGEHVQLINNLTNIYDDILALDVDYVIFGISEDIGVIANYGKSGTYKAWEATIKVLLNTQSNAFINPKRILILGHLDYSETRKSLKDQQLSSKKQITLARKLTGTVDADVSHLMFSIIKAGKTPIVIGGGHNNAYGNIKGTSLALNKPINAVNFDAHHDFRPEEGRHSGNGFSYAYNEGFLKNYFIFGLHENYISQNSLDTLNKIKTVEFNTFEDICVRKKLTFKSEVKRAISHVSSSNFGIEIDCDAIKNMPSSAMTPSGFSTNQARRFISHIGNHKNATYLHICEAAPKKKTETKVGKFISYLITDFIKAHGR comes from the coding sequence ATGCAAAATCTCATTCTATTTACGTCTAATGACCTTAAGTTGTGTATTAACACTCGAAAAGGCGAAACCAAATTTGGCGAACATGTTCAGTTGATTAACAACCTCACTAACATATACGACGATATTTTAGCATTGGACGTTGACTATGTCATTTTTGGTATTTCAGAAGATATAGGTGTAATTGCAAACTATGGAAAATCAGGCACATACAAGGCTTGGGAAGCTACTATAAAAGTTTTGTTAAATACTCAAAGTAATGCTTTTATCAACCCAAAACGCATCTTAATTTTAGGTCATTTAGACTATTCTGAAACTAGAAAATCATTAAAAGACCAACAGCTATCTTCTAAAAAACAAATTACTCTAGCCAGAAAACTTACTGGAACAGTTGATGCAGATGTATCTCATTTAATGTTTTCTATAATTAAGGCTGGTAAAACACCTATAGTTATTGGCGGCGGACATAATAATGCATACGGAAACATAAAAGGTACATCTTTAGCACTAAATAAGCCTATAAATGCCGTAAACTTCGATGCACATCACGATTTTAGACCCGAAGAAGGCAGACATAGTGGTAATGGCTTTAGTTATGCATATAACGAAGGTTTTTTGAAGAATTATTTCATTTTTGGGTTACATGAAAATTATATTTCCCAGAATAGTCTTGATACACTAAATAAGATTAAAACTGTTGAATTTAATACGTTTGAAGATATATGCGTTAGAAAAAAACTGACCTTTAAATCTGAAGTTAAACGTGCAATATCTCACGTATCTTCTTCCAACTTTGGTATAGAAATAGACTGCGATGCTATTAAAAATATGCCGAGTAGCGCAATGACGCCAAGTGGATTTAGTACTAACCAAGCGAGACGCTTTATAAGTCATATTGGTAATCATAAAAACGCAACATATTTGCATATTTGTGAAGCTGCACCGAAGAAAAAGACCGAAACTAAAGTGGGGAAATTTATTTCTTATCTCATTACAGATTTTATAAAAGCACATGGACGTTAA
- a CDS encoding GNAT family N-acetyltransferase → MDVKIIGYDSQYAKYFYDYNIEWLETFFYVEPYDKEVLSKPETYIINKGGFIFFAKNEGKVLGTVALMPTEKEGVLELTKMAVLPDARGQKIGQKLLQHCIDFAKQKELKALMLYSNTKLENAIYLYRKYGFKEQVLEKDNPYQRADIKMLIEF, encoded by the coding sequence ATGGACGTTAAAATAATAGGTTACGACTCTCAATACGCAAAGTATTTCTATGACTATAATATTGAATGGTTAGAAACTTTCTTTTACGTAGAACCATATGATAAAGAGGTTTTAAGCAAACCAGAGACTTATATTATTAATAAAGGTGGTTTTATATTCTTTGCAAAAAATGAAGGCAAAGTTTTAGGAACCGTTGCATTGATGCCAACTGAAAAAGAAGGTGTTTTAGAACTTACTAAAATGGCTGTTTTACCAGATGCGCGTGGTCAAAAAATTGGTCAGAAATTATTGCAACATTGTATCGATTTTGCCAAACAAAAAGAACTTAAAGCACTCATGCTCTATTCTAACACCAAACTAGAGAATGCCATATATCTCTATCGCAAATATGGTTTTAAAGAACAAGTGTTAGAAAAAGACAATCCTTATCAGCGTGCGGATATTAAGATGCTGATAGAGTTTTAG
- a CDS encoding trypsin-like peptidase domain-containing protein: protein MKKHLLFLVLFTGLFAYSQEISAPLKVGDEIEVNFTSSLDYSNNDSGIVYSKEFRSTGSGYIKLYFENFDLNTGDFLKIYGAVSGEEIIYTGSGKVINSNQTLDKFWSKTIWEDHIIVELHSQNGNGNHYGFDITKVAYGYPIDKISGAFEISSQQLETVCSGDEREQAACYDGTEIGRKSNAICRLLIGGASLCTGWLIGTEGHIMTNNHCIGDAASAANTEFLFNFRNSDCSGLNSDVSDLVASSSTFIQTNNALDFTLVQLPVNPTNTYGYLSLASTPPAVGERIYHPQHPGGRRNEIAVFTDTNPGPNGYTVVTNAGDGGARVEYFHDTEGGSSGSPVLRYSDHLVIGLHNTGGCPNGAAGRSDEIINALGSIITNIDGAIDDPNPDSPRISFSTIPSDSSEGSDCTFQEIIFDLRIALPPSENADVTINTSGTATEGTDFEILSPNPITFLAGEDEDKQITLRIYNDAYVEGNEDFTLSLSLDANDGDANLDQNSSFTHTIMDDDYGPEIGSETSLMTEDFESDLSNWVVTGNGTSNFQIGNATDASSANWSANGNTTNFIFVNDDACNCDMSEERLRYANNIDLSQLNSAFLNFDIKYLDSNDQYASDLYVQTSIDNGVSWQNAGSEIPTFNNWGNMSVDLSSVIGQSNVLVSFLYNDLSNWSYALALDNISLIGLGEAQIQTTINSGASNTQSLINGLGTMYAYDSLSGNIMANFTNNANNNFGCTGISVTREGTNGVSHNGSTGVDLAMEKQFTISSTEENVNGNINVTFYFTEAEIAGWENAVSAAGGSSTRSDLFMERNLRTGTREISSVTLGTYDNGVTLTGNFAEIGGKYTFAPNKVLSNSENDLVNFTVYPNPTRDYINIQSKVNFNKVELYSITGKKINTISNTDNLRSTQIDMTNLDIGIYFIKIQNSDTNLTSVIKIIKN from the coding sequence ATGAAAAAACATCTACTTTTTCTAGTACTTTTTACTGGTTTATTTGCCTATTCACAAGAAATATCTGCACCATTAAAAGTTGGAGATGAAATTGAAGTTAACTTTACCTCTAGCTTAGATTATAGCAATAATGACTCTGGAATCGTATATTCTAAAGAATTTAGGTCAACAGGTTCTGGGTATATAAAGTTATATTTTGAAAATTTTGACTTAAACACGGGTGACTTTCTTAAAATATATGGAGCTGTATCAGGAGAAGAAATTATATACACTGGCTCTGGTAAAGTGATCAACAGCAACCAAACCTTAGATAAATTTTGGTCAAAAACTATTTGGGAAGACCATATTATTGTTGAGTTACATAGTCAAAATGGTAATGGTAATCATTATGGTTTTGATATTACAAAAGTTGCTTATGGTTATCCTATTGATAAAATTTCTGGTGCTTTTGAAATCAGTTCTCAGCAATTAGAAACTGTTTGTAGTGGTGATGAAAGAGAACAAGCTGCTTGTTATGATGGCACTGAAATTGGTCGTAAATCTAATGCCATATGTAGACTACTCATCGGAGGTGCCAGTCTTTGCACAGGTTGGTTAATCGGAACTGAAGGACATATAATGACAAATAATCATTGTATAGGTGATGCTGCTAGTGCTGCAAATACTGAATTTTTATTCAACTTTCGTAATAGTGATTGTTCAGGCCTAAATTCAGATGTATCAGATTTGGTAGCATCTTCATCAACTTTTATACAAACAAATAATGCTCTTGATTTTACACTTGTTCAGTTACCTGTTAACCCAACAAATACATACGGTTATCTTAGTTTAGCTTCAACTCCTCCAGCAGTTGGTGAACGTATCTATCATCCTCAACATCCAGGTGGTAGACGAAACGAAATTGCTGTTTTTACTGATACAAATCCAGGTCCTAATGGATACACTGTTGTAACAAATGCTGGTGATGGTGGAGCAAGAGTAGAATACTTTCATGATACTGAAGGAGGAAGTTCTGGCTCTCCTGTATTAAGATATAGTGATCATTTGGTGATTGGGCTTCATAATACTGGTGGTTGCCCTAATGGTGCAGCAGGTAGATCTGATGAGATAATTAATGCTCTTGGAAGTATTATAACTAATATAGACGGTGCTATTGATGATCCTAACCCAGATTCTCCTAGAATTAGTTTTAGCACTATTCCAAGTGATAGCTCAGAAGGTTCAGATTGTACTTTTCAAGAAATTATTTTTGACCTTAGGATAGCTTTACCTCCATCTGAAAATGCAGATGTAACTATAAACACTTCTGGTACAGCAACTGAAGGAACTGATTTTGAAATATTAAGCCCTAATCCAATTACTTTTTTAGCTGGCGAGGATGAAGACAAACAGATTACTCTGAGAATTTATAATGATGCATATGTTGAAGGAAATGAGGATTTTACATTGAGTTTATCTCTAGATGCAAATGATGGAGATGCAAATTTAGATCAGAATAGTAGTTTTACGCATACAATAATGGATGATGATTATGGACCAGAGATAGGCAGTGAAACATCGCTAATGACTGAGGATTTTGAGTCAGATTTATCAAATTGGGTAGTAACTGGAAATGGTACAAGTAACTTTCAGATTGGTAATGCTACTGATGCATCATCTGCAAATTGGAGTGCCAATGGAAATACAACTAACTTCATTTTTGTAAACGACGATGCCTGTAATTGTGATATGAGCGAAGAGCGACTACGATATGCAAATAATATAGATTTATCTCAATTAAATAGTGCCTTTCTAAATTTTGATATAAAATATTTAGATTCCAACGATCAGTACGCATCTGATTTATATGTACAAACTTCAATAGACAATGGTGTTTCTTGGCAAAATGCGGGTAGTGAAATCCCAACATTTAATAATTGGGGAAATATGAGTGTAGACTTATCATCGGTAATAGGTCAGTCTAATGTACTTGTATCATTTTTATATAATGATTTATCAAATTGGTCTTATGCTTTAGCACTTGACAACATATCCTTGATTGGTCTAGGTGAAGCACAAATACAAACGACAATTAATTCTGGCGCAAGTAACACACAATCTTTAATTAACGGTTTAGGGACAATGTATGCATACGATTCGTTATCAGGTAATATTATGGCAAATTTCACAAACAATGCTAATAATAACTTTGGTTGTACAGGGATATCTGTGACAAGAGAAGGTACTAATGGTGTGAGTCATAATGGTTCTACTGGTGTAGATTTAGCAATGGAGAAGCAGTTTACAATCTCATCTACTGAGGAAAATGTAAATGGTAATATAAATGTTACATTCTACTTTACTGAAGCAGAAATAGCTGGCTGGGAAAATGCAGTTAGTGCAGCAGGTGGATCTAGTACAAGGTCTGATTTATTTATGGAGAGAAATTTAAGAACAGGAACTCGGGAGATAAGTTCTGTTACTTTAGGCACATATGATAATGGAGTAACGCTTACCGGAAATTTTGCTGAGATTGGTGGTAAATATACTTTTGCGCCTAATAAAGTTCTAAGTAATTCAGAAAATGACTTAGTGAATTTTACAGTTTATCCAAACCCTACTCGTGATTATATTAATATTCAATCAAAAGTAAATTTTAACAAGGTTGAATTATATAGTATTACTGGAAAAAAGATAAATACAATTAGCAACACTGATAATTTGCGTTCAACGCAAATAGATATGACTAATTTAGATATTGGGATTTACTTTATAAAAATTCAAAATAGTGATACTAATCTTACATCTGTTATTAAAATAATAAAGAATTAA